A genomic segment from Thermostichus lividus PCC 6715 encodes:
- a CDS encoding DUF5132 domain-containing protein encodes MEFEALLLGLEPLTVLALGVGAVAVAPVVGAVDSMTGHNLTEQARNAAKSGLMWAFETYEKAQTAVAEASESFQDLVAEARSEMMEQKANAGSPEEPREVTIS; translated from the coding sequence ATGGAGTTTGAAGCCCTATTGCTTGGTTTAGAGCCACTGACTGTCCTTGCATTGGGTGTGGGGGCAGTTGCCGTTGCTCCTGTAGTGGGGGCTGTGGATTCAATGACAGGTCATAATCTCACCGAACAGGCTCGCAATGCTGCCAAGTCCGGCTTGATGTGGGCGTTTGAGACCTATGAGAAAGCCCAAACTGCAGTTGCCGAAGCCAGTGAGTCTTTTCAAGACCTTGTGGCTGAGGCTCGCTCAGAAATGATGGAACAAAAAGCGAATGCGGGTAGCCCTGAAGAACCACGGGAGGTCACGATTAGCTAG
- a CDS encoding response regulator: protein MVRRQQRPLIACIDDSRTVQRQVSLILERSGYQVLTLTDPAAAVPRLIAEPPHLILLDINLPGVDGYEICRQLRRSPSLEHVPIVMLTAKDDPVHRIRARGVGAVDYITKPVTPQELVKRVQKLLNAGISPVTTASAQATPVSLNENMLLWSIAHLRLALSTEQQQTLGKAIQKLKNAIAAAPEAPKPYAKLVLALYLTNQLAAARETLIKLIALVPTELNYYRNLAWIEEQLGDVNSAIAHYEYVLRLEPTDQRCQGRLDFLRQQR, encoded by the coding sequence ATGGTTCGGAGGCAGCAACGTCCTTTGATTGCCTGTATTGACGATAGCCGTACGGTACAGCGCCAAGTCTCTTTGATTTTAGAACGGTCTGGTTACCAAGTCCTGACGCTGACCGATCCTGCGGCTGCGGTTCCTCGCCTCATTGCTGAGCCACCACACTTAATTCTGCTGGATATTAATTTACCTGGGGTGGATGGCTACGAAATTTGCCGTCAGTTACGGCGATCGCCCAGTCTTGAACACGTGCCAATTGTGATGTTAACGGCCAAAGATGATCCGGTGCACCGTATTCGCGCTCGGGGGGTAGGTGCTGTGGACTACATTACTAAGCCAGTGACACCACAGGAGTTGGTGAAACGTGTTCAAAAATTGCTAAATGCCGGTATCTCTCCTGTGACAACGGCATCTGCTCAGGCCACGCCTGTGAGTTTGAATGAAAATATGCTGCTGTGGTCAATCGCCCATCTGCGGCTGGCGCTTTCGACCGAACAGCAGCAAACCCTAGGCAAAGCTATTCAAAAACTAAAAAACGCTATTGCTGCGGCACCAGAGGCGCCTAAGCCCTATGCCAAATTAGTCTTGGCACTGTACCTAACCAACCAGTTAGCCGCTGCTCGTGAGACACTCATCAAGCTCATTGCCCTTGTGCCAACAGAACTCAATTATTACCGCAATTTGGCATGGATCGAAGAGCAACTGGGAGATGTAAACTCGGCGATCGCCCACTATGAATACGTTCTGCGTCTTGAGCCAACGGATCAACGGTGTCAAGGGCGGCTTGATTTTTTGCGCCAACAGCGCTAA
- the nagA gene encoding N-acetylglucosamine-6-phosphate deacetylase — MMNASSQWLDRVRIPGCDRLQQVKLSAGRITDIGIDLIPPGTPEVIDFQGDYLSLGGVDLQINGALGYPFPWLTTPEPLEKISAYLWQQGIDAYAPTIVTAPLTDIHRALAAISQFQPPTNQPSAHILGVHLEGPFLNPAKCGAHPPAYLQPLTLEALQQVLGSFSSAVAIVTLAPELDASGSVLSYLHSLSITVSVGHSLATAAEAEAAFATGATMVTHAFNAMPPLHHREPGLLAAALVNPRVWCGVIADGIHVHPLMLKVLYECAGDRLFLVSDALAPLGLGDGVYPWDNRQIQVKEGTARLEDGTLCGTTVPLLAMVGRLVDWGVCGFESALRLATVQPRHALGLPSELLQQPMTNLLRWRSPHHYERLIIP; from the coding sequence ATGATGAATGCCTCTTCACAATGGCTGGATCGCGTGCGTATTCCTGGGTGCGATCGCCTACAGCAAGTTAAATTATCTGCAGGCCGCATTACAGATATCGGCATCGATTTAATTCCGCCGGGCACACCGGAGGTGATTGACTTTCAGGGCGATTACCTGTCCTTGGGAGGCGTTGATCTGCAAATTAATGGGGCGTTGGGCTACCCGTTTCCGTGGCTGACAACCCCTGAACCCCTCGAAAAAATTAGTGCCTATCTCTGGCAGCAAGGGATTGATGCCTACGCACCCACTATTGTCACGGCTCCCTTAACAGATATTCATCGTGCCTTGGCAGCGATTAGCCAGTTTCAACCCCCTACAAACCAGCCGAGCGCCCATATTCTGGGGGTGCATTTAGAAGGGCCATTTCTTAATCCGGCGAAGTGCGGTGCCCATCCGCCAGCCTATTTACAGCCCCTCACCCTTGAAGCGCTTCAGCAGGTGCTTGGTTCCTTCAGCAGTGCTGTTGCCATCGTGACCCTTGCCCCGGAACTAGATGCCAGCGGTAGCGTGCTCTCCTATTTGCACTCCCTAAGCATCACTGTCAGTGTAGGACACTCCCTTGCCACTGCGGCGGAAGCAGAGGCAGCCTTTGCCACAGGAGCCACCATGGTGACCCATGCCTTTAATGCCATGCCGCCATTGCATCACCGGGAGCCGGGACTATTGGCGGCAGCACTTGTCAATCCACGTGTGTGGTGTGGTGTGATTGCCGATGGCATTCATGTGCACCCCTTAATGCTAAAGGTGCTCTATGAGTGCGCGGGCGATCGCCTGTTTCTGGTGAGTGATGCCCTTGCACCCCTAGGGCTGGGGGATGGGGTTTATCCGTGGGATAACCGCCAGATTCAGGTTAAAGAGGGTACGGCTCGCCTTGAAGATGGGACGCTGTGCGGCACCACCGTTCCCCTGCTGGCCATGGTAGGACGCTTGGTGGACTGGGGCGTGTGTGGGTTTGAAAGTGCCCTGCGGTTAGCAACCGTTCAGCCCCGCCATGCCCTTGGCCTGCCTTCAGAATTGCTCCAGCAACCCATGACGAACCTGTTGCGGTGGCGATCGCCCCACCATTATGAACGCCTCATAATCCCTTGA
- a CDS encoding indolepyruvate ferredoxin oxidoreductase subunit alpha, with protein MAHTIVTNTCEGIADCVEACPVACIHEGPGKNAKGTNWFWIDFATCIDCGICLQVCPVAGAIVPEERPDLQATP; from the coding sequence GTGGCGCATACGATTGTTACCAACACCTGCGAAGGGATTGCCGATTGCGTTGAAGCCTGCCCAGTTGCCTGTATTCACGAAGGGCCGGGCAAGAATGCCAAGGGAACCAATTGGTTCTGGATTGATTTTGCAACCTGTATCGACTGTGGCATTTGTCTGCAAGTTTGTCCGGTGGCCGGAGCAATTGTGCCGGAAGAACGCCCCGATCTGCAAGCCACCCCATGA
- a CDS encoding NAD-dependent epimerase/dehydratase family protein — MRILITGASGCIGQYITEALITQTEHDLFLFVRTPSKLTVDPQQRQGVHLVQGDLRDLSPLQDLLPTLDVVILTAAAWGGKNAMAINFEQTCALLQQLDPQRCQRVFYFSTASILTRQMTPLPEAATLGTAYIRSKYQCLQAIEKLPVGDRVVELFPTMVFGGGIDGKRPSFITKGMQQVLKWLWLARFFRVEASFHFVHARDIGQVVLYLIEHPEYPVPRRVALGNPAITVNDLLTQLCQGRNLRWYGLIPLTPALVNMFIKLFRIQMSPWDYFCLNYRNFTYDTILNPQQLGLTPYCGTVADLLRCHR, encoded by the coding sequence ATGCGCATTCTGATTACTGGGGCAAGTGGCTGTATTGGCCAGTACATTACTGAGGCACTGATCACCCAGACAGAGCACGACCTGTTTCTGTTTGTGCGGACTCCTAGCAAGCTGACCGTTGATCCTCAGCAGCGCCAAGGGGTACACCTTGTGCAAGGGGATCTCCGAGATTTATCCCCCCTGCAGGATCTGTTGCCAACCCTTGATGTGGTGATTCTCACCGCTGCGGCTTGGGGAGGCAAGAATGCCATGGCCATTAATTTTGAGCAAACCTGCGCACTCCTGCAACAATTAGACCCCCAGCGCTGCCAGCGGGTCTTTTACTTCTCCACAGCCAGTATCCTGACTCGGCAGATGACCCCGCTACCGGAAGCGGCTACCCTAGGAACTGCTTACATTCGCTCGAAGTACCAGTGCTTGCAGGCGATAGAAAAGCTGCCCGTGGGCGATCGCGTTGTGGAGTTATTTCCGACAATGGTCTTTGGCGGCGGTATAGATGGTAAACGCCCCTCCTTTATTACTAAAGGCATGCAGCAAGTATTAAAGTGGCTATGGCTTGCGCGCTTTTTTCGGGTTGAGGCCAGTTTTCACTTTGTCCATGCCCGGGATATTGGCCAAGTTGTGCTTTACCTCATTGAGCATCCTGAGTATCCTGTGCCCCGCCGTGTTGCCCTAGGCAACCCCGCAATTACCGTGAACGACCTATTGACTCAGCTTTGCCAAGGGCGTAACTTGCGTTGGTATGGCCTGATTCCCCTTACCCCTGCCCTTGTTAATATGTTTATTAAGCTTTTCCGGATTCAAATGTCACCGTGGGATTACTTTTGCCTGAACTACCGTAACTTTACCTACGATACTATTCTGAACCCTCAGCAACTGGGTCTGACTCCCTACTGTGGGACGGTGGCGGATTTGCTGCGGTGTCATCGCTAG
- a CDS encoding glyoxalase-like domain protein has translation MVLISPLHFAWLDGVWDGVFSTQGIMIMLLMAYAGAMWLFLSSAPKVFTVMVSDLEHARQFYEQELRLPVADVPLHYYYNYEQTLGIASMDPLYVPSALSYSSPKRPSPSDGLWYQLKKNTQLHVIGGASKGERNRQRHVCFDRECLEMILLRVQRRQLRYKMRSDRPLNFLVKDYDDRVIEMAEITARP, from the coding sequence ATGGTCTTAATTTCTCCTTTACACTTTGCATGGCTCGATGGTGTGTGGGATGGGGTATTTTCCACCCAAGGCATCATGATTATGCTCCTGATGGCCTATGCCGGAGCGATGTGGCTGTTTCTCTCAAGTGCGCCCAAGGTGTTTACGGTTATGGTGTCAGATTTAGAGCATGCCCGCCAGTTTTACGAGCAGGAGTTACGGTTACCCGTTGCTGATGTGCCACTCCATTACTACTACAACTATGAGCAAACTTTGGGCATCGCCTCGATGGATCCGCTCTATGTGCCGTCAGCCCTGAGCTACAGCAGCCCCAAACGCCCCAGCCCCAGTGATGGGTTGTGGTATCAACTGAAAAAAAACACTCAACTGCACGTGATTGGCGGTGCTAGCAAGGGGGAGCGCAACCGCCAGCGCCATGTGTGTTTTGACCGCGAATGCTTAGAAATGATTTTGTTGCGGGTGCAACGTCGCCAACTGCGCTACAAAATGCGCAGCGATCGCCCGTTGAACTTTTTGGTTAAGGACTATGATGATCGGGTGATTGAGATGGCTGAAATTACCGCACGACCATGA
- a CDS encoding DUF1517 domain-containing protein, whose product MKKRWRILNSFLATVLIVVLVAHLVLDSGAAWAARSGGRIGGGSFSRPAPTRSYRSAPRSDYRYSQPVYGGGFGFPFLIPFFGFGGGFGGLFTIILLGVVANFLVSAFRQFRAAGEDEQIDNPVVSVHTLHVGLLAQARELQNDLNKLALSADTQTPAGLANVLQEATLALLRHPEYWVYADASCQDTRLLQAETIFNQRALSERSKLTAETLSNYRQTIQQRDIAPTTTQEVGDYIVVTLIVAATGKLALPTINNDLDLRHVLQGLGGIGSDRLLAVEILWQPQAIGDTLTADELLLAYPTLKHL is encoded by the coding sequence ATGAAAAAGCGTTGGCGCATTTTAAACTCTTTCTTGGCAACTGTGTTAATCGTGGTGCTGGTGGCGCACCTTGTTCTTGACAGTGGCGCAGCGTGGGCAGCGCGCAGTGGCGGTCGCATTGGCGGTGGCTCGTTTAGCCGTCCGGCACCCACCCGTTCCTATCGCAGTGCCCCCCGCAGTGACTATCGTTATTCCCAGCCGGTCTATGGCGGTGGGTTTGGCTTTCCGTTTTTAATTCCCTTCTTTGGCTTTGGTGGTGGCTTTGGCGGCCTATTCACTATTATTTTGCTTGGTGTCGTTGCCAATTTCTTGGTTTCAGCATTTCGACAGTTTCGGGCAGCGGGGGAAGACGAGCAGATCGATAATCCTGTGGTGTCGGTGCATACGCTTCATGTTGGCTTGCTTGCTCAAGCCCGGGAACTGCAAAACGACTTAAACAAGCTTGCCTTAAGTGCTGACACCCAAACGCCAGCGGGGTTAGCAAACGTTCTGCAGGAGGCAACCCTTGCGCTCCTCCGCCATCCTGAGTATTGGGTCTATGCCGATGCCAGTTGCCAAGATACACGCTTGCTACAGGCGGAAACGATCTTTAACCAACGGGCGCTGAGCGAACGCAGCAAGCTCACGGCAGAAACCCTCTCGAACTATCGCCAAACGATTCAACAGCGAGACATTGCCCCTACCACCACCCAAGAGGTTGGCGACTATATTGTGGTCACCCTCATTGTTGCGGCTACGGGCAAGCTAGCGCTACCCACGATCAACAACGATTTGGATTTGCGGCACGTGCTGCAAGGGCTAGGGGGAATTGGAAGCGATCGCCTACTGGCGGTCGAGATCCTGTGGCAACCCCAAGCGATTGGCGATACCCTCACCGCTGATGAACTGCTACTGGCCTATCCGACCTTGAAGCATCTCTAG
- a CDS encoding EVE domain-containing protein, which yields MAGIWLLKSEPTVFSWDDLKAAPNQTTCWEGVRNYQARNFLRDQMAVGDRVLFYHSNANPPAIMGIAAVVKAAYPDHFAWDPQSKYFDPKSTPDMPRWFMVDIQYRRDLDPPVTLPELRRTKGLETMLLLQKGCRLSVQPVTEAQWQLILDLRS from the coding sequence ATGGCTGGTATTTGGCTACTGAAATCGGAACCAACGGTTTTTTCGTGGGATGACCTGAAAGCAGCTCCGAACCAAACCACCTGCTGGGAAGGGGTACGGAACTACCAAGCGCGTAACTTTCTGCGGGATCAAATGGCGGTGGGCGATCGCGTGCTGTTTTATCACAGTAATGCCAATCCTCCGGCCATTATGGGGATTGCCGCCGTTGTCAAGGCCGCCTACCCTGACCATTTTGCTTGGGATCCCCAAAGTAAGTATTTTGACCCCAAAAGTACCCCTGATATGCCGCGGTGGTTCATGGTAGATATTCAATACCGCCGTGATCTTGATCCTCCCGTTACCTTGCCAGAACTCCGGCGCACCAAGGGCTTAGAAACGATGCTCCTCCTACAAAAAGGGTGTCGCCTTTCGGTGCAACCGGTCACCGAGGCGCAATGGCAACTTATCCTAGACTTGAGATCCTGA
- the murQ gene encoding N-acetylmuramic acid 6-phosphate etherase, with translation MTELESLPSRGHLLTEQINPASINLDQLSPLALVDLFNREDQATLTAIANARDALAQTIAETAARLRQGGRLFYVGAGTSGRLGVLDAAECPPTFCSPPDLVQGILAGGESALVRSSEGLEDCYADGVAVVGDRHINGKDVVIGITAGGTTPYVHGALDAAQAVGALTVFMACVPLSQVQRQADIDLRLVVGPEVLAGSTRLKAGTVTKMALNIISTGVMVQLGKVYGNRMVDVAVTNRKLLDRALRILSDVTGIERPEAAALLERSGHNVKRALLMYWSGLDAIAAQELLDQHQGHLHAAKAAATKAGVTS, from the coding sequence ATGACAGAGCTTGAATCATTGCCCAGTCGGGGGCATTTGCTGACAGAGCAGATCAATCCTGCCAGTATCAATCTTGATCAGCTGTCGCCGCTGGCACTGGTGGATCTATTTAACCGCGAAGATCAAGCAACCTTGACGGCAATCGCCAACGCCCGCGATGCCTTAGCACAAACCATTGCCGAGACGGCCGCCAGACTGCGGCAAGGGGGGCGGCTCTTTTATGTGGGGGCAGGCACCAGTGGGCGGCTAGGGGTGCTGGATGCGGCTGAGTGCCCACCGACCTTTTGCAGTCCACCGGATCTGGTACAGGGGATCTTAGCTGGGGGAGAGTCTGCCTTAGTACGAAGTTCTGAAGGGCTAGAGGATTGCTATGCGGATGGGGTTGCCGTGGTGGGCGATCGCCACATCAATGGCAAAGACGTGGTGATCGGGATTACGGCTGGGGGCACCACCCCCTACGTTCATGGTGCCCTAGATGCTGCTCAAGCGGTCGGAGCCTTAACCGTATTTATGGCCTGCGTCCCCCTTTCCCAAGTGCAACGCCAAGCCGACATTGATCTTCGTCTGGTCGTGGGACCAGAAGTTTTGGCGGGTTCAACCCGCCTTAAGGCAGGCACCGTCACCAAAATGGCACTGAATATCATCTCTACGGGGGTGATGGTTCAACTGGGCAAGGTTTATGGTAACCGCATGGTGGATGTGGCTGTCACCAATCGCAAGTTATTGGATCGCGCCCTGCGAATTCTCAGTGATGTAACTGGCATTGAGCGTCCAGAGGCAGCGGCACTGTTAGAGCGCAGTGGGCATAACGTCAAACGGGCCCTGCTGATGTACTGGAGCGGACTAGACGCGATCGCCGCTCAAGAACTACTGGATCAGCACCAAGGGCACCTTCATGCCGCCAAAGCAGCAGCTACCAAAGCTGGGGTGACTAGTTGA
- the hemE gene encoding uroporphyrinogen decarboxylase: MTTPLLLRAARGERVERPPIWLMRQAGRYMKVYRDLRDRHPSFRERSEIPELAIEISLQPFRAFAPDGVILFSDILTPLPGIGIPFDIIESKGPIIDPPIRTLEQVQQLHPLEPEAACPFIRPILSTLRQEVGDRATVLGFAGAPWTLAAYAIEGKSSKDYIEIKTMAYREPDLLHKFLSHLATAIADYLCYQIDCGAQVVQLFDSWAGQLSRQDYDTFALPYQKQVVQQVKAVYPDVPMILYINGSAAVVDRMAATGVDIVSLDWTVDIGTIRQQFPASVGLQGNLDPVLLFAPQAVLKERALAIIEAGRRGSYIFNLGHGVLQGTPEENVAYLFDLVKSLG, from the coding sequence ATGACTACCCCTTTACTCCTACGTGCTGCCCGCGGTGAACGTGTTGAGCGTCCACCCATTTGGTTGATGCGCCAAGCAGGACGCTACATGAAGGTCTATCGTGACTTGCGCGATCGCCACCCTTCCTTTCGTGAGCGATCGGAAATTCCTGAACTTGCCATCGAAATTTCCCTTCAGCCCTTCCGTGCCTTTGCGCCGGATGGAGTTATCCTGTTTTCCGATATTTTGACACCGCTGCCGGGCATTGGCATTCCCTTCGATATTATCGAGAGTAAAGGCCCCATTATTGATCCGCCAATTCGCACCCTTGAGCAGGTGCAGCAGTTACATCCCCTTGAACCCGAAGCCGCCTGCCCCTTCATTCGCCCAATTTTATCCACCCTGCGCCAAGAGGTCGGCGATCGCGCCACGGTATTAGGCTTTGCGGGCGCCCCTTGGACCCTTGCAGCTTACGCCATTGAGGGCAAAAGCTCCAAAGACTACATCGAAATTAAGACCATGGCATACCGGGAGCCAGACCTGCTGCACAAGTTCCTGAGCCATTTAGCCACTGCCATTGCCGACTATCTATGCTATCAAATCGATTGCGGTGCCCAAGTCGTTCAGCTCTTTGATTCGTGGGCGGGGCAACTGAGTCGCCAAGATTACGATACCTTTGCTCTACCGTACCAAAAACAGGTCGTACAGCAGGTGAAAGCAGTCTATCCTGACGTGCCAATGATTCTTTATATCAATGGCAGCGCCGCAGTCGTGGATCGGATGGCAGCGACAGGGGTAGATATTGTCAGCCTTGACTGGACAGTAGATATTGGTACCATTCGCCAGCAGTTTCCCGCCAGTGTGGGGCTTCAGGGGAATCTGGATCCGGTTTTGCTCTTTGCCCCCCAAGCGGTGCTGAAGGAGCGTGCCCTAGCGATTATTGAGGCTGGCCGCAGGGGGTCGTATATCTTTAACCTTGGGCATGGCGTGCTACAAGGAACACCGGAAGAAAATGTAGCCTATCTGTTTGATCTCGTTAAGTCCCTCGGCTAA
- a CDS encoding mannose-1-phosphate guanylyltransferase/mannose-6-phosphate isomerase, whose translation MDCIPVILSGGSGSRLWPLSRQTHPKQFIALTSDGSSLLQQTWQRLQGLATVQPPLIIANENHRFLVAEQFQQLGVTPTQILLEPVGRNTAPAIAIAALYITDILETDALLLVLPADHLIQDVAAFQQSLEWAMAPALADWLVTFGITPTRPHTGYGYICCGEPLPEPHAHRVTKFVEKPDGATAEAYVQAGNYLWNSGIFLFRAQTFLEQLGQQQPQILQQCRLALQHGRQDLDFTRLAQEPFSQCPSISVDYAVMERTTKAATVPLECGWSDVGSWSSLWEVTPKDELGNSCRGDVLTYGSKNCFVHSQHRLVTLLGVENLIVVETTDAVLIAQQEASQDVKHLVEELQRLERPEVHSHRLVYRPWGAYDSIDHGHRFQVKRITVKPGASLSLQQHHHRAEHWIVVSGTAEVTCDGKTFLLTENESTYIPIGAIHRLANPGKIPLEMIEVQSGAYLGEDDIVRFEDQYGRLP comes from the coding sequence ATGGACTGTATTCCCGTGATCTTGTCGGGGGGATCGGGCAGTCGCCTGTGGCCGCTGTCTCGCCAGACTCACCCCAAGCAGTTTATAGCCTTAACCAGCGATGGCAGCAGCCTCCTCCAGCAAACATGGCAGCGGTTGCAAGGGTTAGCCACTGTCCAGCCTCCCCTGATTATTGCCAATGAAAACCATCGCTTTTTGGTGGCGGAGCAGTTCCAGCAATTAGGAGTCACGCCAACCCAAATTTTGTTGGAACCGGTGGGACGCAATACGGCACCGGCCATTGCGATCGCCGCCCTTTACATCACAGATATTTTAGAAACCGATGCCCTACTGTTGGTGCTGCCAGCGGATCACTTGATCCAAGATGTTGCAGCATTCCAACAAAGCCTTGAGTGGGCAATGGCACCCGCCCTAGCAGACTGGTTAGTCACCTTTGGCATTACCCCTACCCGTCCCCACACCGGCTATGGCTACATTTGCTGTGGTGAGCCGCTACCGGAACCCCACGCCCACCGCGTCACCAAGTTTGTCGAAAAGCCCGATGGAGCCACTGCCGAGGCGTACGTGCAGGCCGGAAATTACCTGTGGAATAGCGGTATATTCCTCTTCCGTGCCCAAACGTTTTTAGAGCAGCTAGGGCAACAACAACCACAGATTTTGCAGCAGTGTCGCCTTGCCCTCCAGCACGGACGGCAGGATTTAGACTTTACCCGTCTTGCCCAAGAGCCGTTTAGCCAATGTCCCAGTATTTCTGTGGACTATGCGGTTATGGAGCGGACAACCAAAGCGGCGACTGTTCCCCTTGAATGCGGCTGGAGTGATGTCGGGTCGTGGTCGAGCCTCTGGGAGGTAACCCCCAAAGATGAATTGGGTAACAGTTGTCGGGGAGATGTTCTCACCTACGGCAGCAAAAACTGTTTTGTGCACAGTCAGCATCGCCTTGTCACCCTCCTTGGGGTAGAGAACTTGATTGTTGTGGAAACCACCGATGCAGTTCTTATTGCGCAGCAGGAGGCATCTCAGGACGTTAAGCACTTAGTTGAGGAATTACAGCGCCTTGAGCGCCCTGAAGTTCACTCCCACCGGCTGGTATATCGTCCATGGGGTGCCTACGATTCTATTGATCATGGTCATCGCTTTCAGGTGAAGCGGATTACCGTCAAACCCGGTGCCAGCCTATCCCTACAGCAGCACCACCACCGCGCCGAGCACTGGATTGTGGTGAGTGGCACAGCGGAAGTAACCTGTGACGGCAAAACCTTTTTGCTGACTGAAAATGAGTCCACCTATATTCCTATTGGTGCCATTCACCGTTTGGCGAATCCTGGCAAGATTCCCCTTGAAATGATCGAAGTGCAATCCGGAGCCTACCTTGGCGAAGATGATATTGTCCGCTTTGAGGATCAGTACGGTCGCCTACCATAG